In Nocardia higoensis, one genomic interval encodes:
- a CDS encoding NTF2-like N-terminal transpeptidase domain-containing protein, which yields MALAGVTAVVMALTGCGFHTETSEPEALVDRFTELLDEQEYRQAADLTSYPNAASATMSQMFEGLQPGTVDYQKTQFIGLDDESAIFSMDVDWNFGEYDSGQKKEWGYSLQGTVRKLAIGWRISWEPQLVMPELAGGRTVKLVRTLPSPAPRVIDIVGSSLMHEQVINLVKLDPAKMPDPVASTDALAKAIEPVAPLITGASLRDELAASKGEPILAVRLREGDFAILEPRMAPIPGVVLEKSPELISSDRRVWSPMLDAMRNVWTESQDRHAGWGVQIFEPDGRFVRQVAGHQGPPGPDITSTMDQRLQRAAEDAVVSVGTPASIVAIQPSNGAVVAVAQNSYATEQGPVAFTGLYPVGGNVELLREVAALEKNKPPRDVTVQDAAEAAGRLGLGVDFQVPGLDEVTARITVGGRGAEQARQGGGSDVVLASPFGMAIAAAAIARGEVPAPSVETGRPGTTDAQLSPLGNPIVDRLRTVLREEMGKPHLTPLRSFPVIAYAAEADSDGWLIANMGDLAFAIHIADIDSSNATARMAARMLQSLAQPET from the coding sequence ATGGCACTCGCGGGAGTGACGGCTGTGGTGATGGCCTTGACGGGGTGCGGATTCCATACCGAGACGAGTGAACCCGAAGCGCTTGTCGACCGCTTCACCGAACTGCTCGACGAGCAGGAGTATCGCCAGGCCGCCGATCTCACTTCCTACCCCAACGCGGCTTCGGCAACGATGTCGCAAATGTTCGAAGGCCTCCAGCCGGGCACCGTCGACTACCAGAAGACGCAATTCATCGGGCTCGACGACGAGTCGGCCATCTTCAGCATGGACGTCGACTGGAACTTCGGCGAGTACGACTCGGGGCAGAAGAAGGAGTGGGGCTACAGCCTGCAGGGCACCGTCCGCAAGCTCGCGATCGGCTGGCGCATCTCCTGGGAACCCCAGTTGGTCATGCCCGAGCTGGCCGGCGGGCGGACCGTGAAGCTGGTGCGCACACTGCCCTCGCCCGCCCCGCGGGTGATCGATATCGTCGGTTCGTCGCTGATGCACGAGCAGGTCATCAATCTGGTCAAGCTCGACCCCGCCAAGATGCCCGACCCGGTCGCCTCCACCGACGCGCTCGCCAAGGCCATCGAGCCGGTCGCCCCGCTCATCACCGGCGCCTCGCTGCGAGACGAGCTCGCCGCCTCGAAGGGCGAGCCCATCCTCGCCGTCCGGCTGCGCGAAGGCGACTTCGCGATCCTGGAACCACGGATGGCGCCGATCCCCGGCGTGGTCCTCGAGAAGTCACCGGAGCTGATCTCCTCGGACCGCCGGGTCTGGTCGCCGATGCTCGACGCGATGCGCAATGTGTGGACCGAGAGCCAGGACCGGCACGCGGGCTGGGGTGTGCAGATCTTCGAGCCGGACGGGCGCTTCGTCCGGCAGGTCGCGGGCCATCAGGGTCCGCCGGGGCCGGACATCACCTCGACGATGGATCAACGGCTGCAGCGCGCCGCCGAAGACGCGGTGGTCAGCGTGGGCACACCCGCCTCGATCGTGGCGATCCAGCCGTCCAACGGCGCGGTGGTCGCGGTCGCCCAGAACAGCTACGCCACCGAACAGGGCCCGGTGGCCTTCACCGGACTGTATCCGGTGGGTGGGAACGTGGAACTGTTGCGCGAGGTCGCGGCGCTGGAGAAGAACAAGCCGCCGCGCGACGTCACCGTGCAGGACGCGGCGGAGGCTGCGGGCAGGCTCGGGCTCGGCGTCGATTTCCAGGTGCCCGGCCTCGACGAGGTGACCGCCCGGATCACCGTCGGCGGTCGCGGCGCCGAACAGGCCCGCCAGGGCGGCGGTTCCGATGTCGTGCTGGCCAGCCCGTTCGGGATGGCGATCGCGGCGGCGGCCATCGCGCGTGGGGAGGTGCCCGCGCCGTCGGTGGAGACCGGACGGCCGGGGACCACCGACGCGCAACTGAGCCCGCTCGGCAATCCGATCGTCGACCGGTTGCGCACGGTGCTGCGCGAGGAGATGGGCAAACCGCACCTGACCCCGCTGCGCAGTTTCCCGGTGATCGCCTACGCGGCCGAGGCGGACTCGGACGGCTGGCTGATCGCCAATATGGGCGACCTGGCCTTCGCCATCCACATCGCCGACATCGACAGCTCGAACGCGACCGCCCGGATGGCGGCGCGGATGTTGCAGTCGCTGGCACAGCCGGAGACCTGA
- a CDS encoding adenylate/guanylate cyclase domain-containing protein — protein MHTRWPLYLTSMLLANAFGAVLLWAFIQYGLPVPEGEAAGARRIGLLVPGAVFVTGGLLSLAASALMLRPVMRWQMRGGPPSRQEQMAALHAPLRQAILHLVLWLLGGAVLAAVIITESPELAGAVIVTLCMAATIVFGFTYMLGERILRPVAAQALTEGTFDHTLTPGVGTRMAMTWGMGTFAPTFAIVLLCVTQISSDVKFSAQSLAVSILLLCGVVILQALALSMLTASSISDPVRQLSQAIARAQEGTREVQVEVFDGSEIGMLQVGFNRMMEEAAKRRKLQELFGQHVGEEVAQRALDYGTELGGETRFVAVLFVDMVGSTATAAERPPTEVVSLLNEFFRVVVDVIDRHHGFVNKFVGDAALAIFGAPLDRPDAPTAALAAARDLREALREVAGLDIGIGVSAGLAVAGNIGAANRFEYTVIGDPVNEASRLTELAKDHPGRVLASGSALYFAEEAEAALWLTGEEVQLRGRSRSTQLSWPRASVEHGTRPDGEQMPVGLTDAEQTDPNLDPHRTDDEQALTPADRTAPGAEQAPASDAQTATD, from the coding sequence ATGCATACGCGCTGGCCGCTGTACCTGACATCGATGCTGCTGGCCAATGCCTTCGGCGCGGTGCTGCTGTGGGCGTTCATCCAATACGGGCTCCCGGTGCCGGAGGGTGAGGCGGCCGGCGCCAGGCGTATCGGCCTGCTCGTCCCCGGCGCGGTGTTCGTGACCGGCGGATTGCTCAGCCTGGCCGCCTCGGCCCTGATGCTGCGCCCGGTGATGCGCTGGCAGATGCGCGGCGGCCCGCCGAGCAGGCAGGAGCAGATGGCGGCGCTGCACGCGCCGCTGCGGCAGGCCATCCTGCACCTGGTGCTGTGGCTGCTCGGCGGCGCGGTGCTGGCGGCGGTGATCATCACCGAGTCGCCCGAGCTGGCGGGCGCGGTGATCGTCACCCTGTGCATGGCCGCGACCATCGTGTTCGGCTTCACCTACATGCTCGGCGAGCGCATCCTGCGCCCGGTGGCCGCCCAGGCGCTCACCGAGGGCACCTTCGATCACACCCTCACCCCCGGCGTCGGTACCAGAATGGCGATGACCTGGGGAATGGGCACTTTCGCGCCCACGTTCGCGATCGTGCTGCTGTGCGTCACCCAGATCTCCTCGGACGTGAAGTTCTCGGCGCAGTCGCTGGCCGTGTCGATCCTGCTGCTGTGCGGGGTGGTGATCCTGCAGGCGCTGGCGCTGTCGATGCTGACCGCTTCGAGCATCTCCGACCCGGTGCGCCAGCTCAGCCAGGCCATCGCCCGCGCCCAGGAAGGCACCAGGGAGGTGCAGGTCGAGGTATTCGACGGCAGCGAGATCGGCATGCTGCAGGTCGGCTTCAACCGGATGATGGAGGAAGCGGCCAAGCGCAGGAAGCTGCAGGAACTGTTCGGCCAGCACGTCGGTGAGGAGGTCGCCCAGCGCGCCCTCGACTACGGCACCGAGCTCGGCGGGGAAACCCGGTTCGTGGCGGTGCTCTTCGTCGACATGGTCGGTTCCACCGCGACCGCCGCCGAGCGTCCGCCCACCGAGGTGGTCAGCCTGCTCAACGAGTTCTTCCGGGTCGTCGTCGATGTCATCGATCGCCACCACGGCTTCGTCAACAAGTTCGTCGGCGACGCGGCGCTGGCCATCTTCGGCGCGCCGCTGGACCGTCCCGACGCTCCGACCGCCGCGCTGGCCGCCGCCAGGGATCTGCGCGAGGCGCTACGCGAGGTGGCAGGCCTGGACATCGGCATCGGTGTGTCCGCGGGACTGGCGGTCGCGGGCAATATCGGCGCGGCGAACCGTTTCGAATACACCGTGATCGGCGACCCGGTGAACGAGGCCTCCCGGCTCACCGAGCTCGCCAAGGATCATCCCGGCCGGGTGCTCGCCTCGGGCAGCGCGCTGTACTTCGCCGAGGAGGCCGAGGCGGCGCTGTGGCTCACCGGCGAGGAAGTGCAGTTGCGCGGCAGGAGCCGCAGCACGCAGCTGTCCTGGCCGAGGGCGAGCGTCGAGCACGGCACCCGGCCGGACGGCGAGCAGATGCCGGTCGGCCTGACCGACGCCGAGCAGACCGACCCGAACCTCGACCCTCATCGCACCGACGACGAGCAGGCGCTGACACCTGCCGACCGAACAGCCCCGGGCGCCGAGCAGGCACCCGCATCCGACGCGCAGACGGCCACCGATTAG
- a CDS encoding DUF3054 domain-containing protein, whose translation MRTVLTAISVDLILVAVFCAIGRRSHDEAVLTGLLETLWPFAIGLTLGWALAVAASRLTGRAAFAPTAVWPTAVAVWLGTLAGGMIVRVIAGQGTAFSFIIVAGTVLAVFLIGWRAILAFATRSSRG comes from the coding sequence GTGCGAACAGTGCTGACAGCGATATCGGTCGATCTGATTCTGGTGGCCGTGTTCTGCGCCATCGGACGACGCAGCCACGACGAGGCGGTACTCACCGGGCTGCTCGAGACACTGTGGCCGTTCGCGATCGGCCTGACGCTCGGTTGGGCGCTGGCCGTGGCGGCGAGCAGGCTGACCGGGCGGGCGGCGTTCGCGCCGACGGCGGTGTGGCCCACCGCGGTCGCCGTGTGGCTGGGCACGCTGGCGGGCGGCATGATCGTGCGGGTGATCGCCGGTCAGGGCACCGCGTTCAGCTTCATCATCGTCGCGGGCACCGTGCTGGCGGTCTTCCTGATCGGCTGGCGTGCGATCCTCGCGTTCGCCACCCGTTCCTCACGAGGCTGA
- the aroQ gene encoding type II 3-dehydroquinate dehydratase, whose amino-acid sequence MADTVAPILVLNGPNLNMLGTRQPEVYGAATLDDVVALCARTAARFDRTVTAFQSNHEGALIDRIHQARGAESAIVINPGGLTHTSVALRDALVIPEVPIVEVHISNVHAREEFRHHSFISPIATAVIAGMGIQGYAAAIEFLATR is encoded by the coding sequence ATGGCAGACACGGTGGCCCCGATCCTGGTGCTCAACGGACCGAACCTGAACATGCTCGGCACCCGCCAGCCCGAGGTCTACGGCGCCGCCACTCTCGACGACGTCGTCGCCCTCTGTGCACGCACCGCCGCCCGATTCGACCGGACCGTCACCGCTTTCCAGTCCAATCACGAAGGCGCGCTGATCGATCGAATTCATCAGGCCCGTGGCGCGGAATCGGCCATCGTGATCAATCCCGGCGGGCTCACCCATACTTCGGTGGCGCTTCGCGACGCACTGGTGATTCCCGAGGTGCCGATCGTGGAGGTGCATATCAGTAATGTGCACGCCCGCGAGGAATTCCGGCATCACTCCTTCATTTCCCCGATCGCCACCGCGGTGATCGCCGGAATGGGTATCCAGGGATACGCCGCCGCAATCGAATTCCTCGCCACTCGCTGA
- a CDS encoding HD domain-containing protein, giving the protein MDIPRRTALGAAAVAGAAIALPRTPASAQPDTLIFPASPVSKAARELLDTAVGPAVRNHSIRGFLFARAVAGAHDLRPGADYDEEVMYLICALHDISLGDMANGQQRFEMDSADFAAEFLERNGVTDSRVDTVWDAIAAHTSGFSDSPVYRRRRPAEIWIAVEGIGIDIGGGPTDLPPGYADLVHAAYPRLGGTRALTTIMENQVLADPRKAFPSSLATELVRQRHPEVSYPTWDEIIDASGWKD; this is encoded by the coding sequence ATGGACATCCCACGTCGCACAGCTCTCGGTGCCGCCGCGGTGGCCGGAGCCGCCATCGCGCTGCCGCGCACGCCGGCATCCGCACAACCCGACACGCTGATCTTCCCGGCCTCACCGGTGTCGAAGGCGGCCCGTGAGCTGCTCGACACCGCGGTCGGCCCGGCCGTGCGCAACCACAGCATTCGCGGGTTCCTGTTCGCCCGCGCCGTCGCCGGTGCACACGACCTCCGTCCGGGCGCCGACTACGACGAGGAAGTCATGTACCTCATCTGCGCCCTGCACGACATCAGCCTGGGCGATATGGCCAACGGTCAGCAGCGGTTCGAAATGGACAGTGCGGACTTCGCGGCCGAGTTCCTGGAACGCAACGGCGTCACCGACAGCAGGGTCGATACCGTATGGGACGCCATCGCCGCCCACACCTCCGGATTCAGCGACTCACCCGTCTACCGGCGTCGTCGTCCCGCGGAGATCTGGATAGCCGTGGAAGGCATCGGCATCGACATCGGCGGCGGCCCCACCGATCTGCCGCCCGGCTACGCAGACCTCGTCCACGCCGCCTATCCCCGCCTCGGTGGCACCCGCGCTCTGACCACGATCATGGAGAATCAGGTCCTTGCGGATCCGCGTAAAGCGTTCCCTTCCAGCCTCGCAACCGAACTCGTTCGCCAGCGTCATCCAGAGGTGTCGTATCCGACCTGGGACGAGATCATCGATGCGAGCGGCTGGAAAGACTAG